Proteins from a single region of Mucilaginibacter daejeonensis:
- a CDS encoding alpha/beta hydrolase: protein MLKKNKLQYLVCSLMLVLFTASCSKDNDTDNGGSEQGKEQYVSVAPAASLTKAQLQVAASASGFGAFTSALQYDVDYFKLTYNTTFNGKTIQASGLVGIPKNMTAAPAILSAQHGTMFADADAPSNFPASSTGFELFASAGFVTVIPDFIGFGVSKDIIHPYYDMQSSGIAVVDMIKAVKYYLKSQSKSVSSKLFLIGYSEGGYVTMAAQREIETNSSHGLTVTAAAEGAGGYDITGMLAKIGTATTYPSPSFFSIFIQSYNSLYGFNRRLDEYFNDTYAAKINSLLDGSKNGTQINNELTTNLTGTNGLFNPTFFAALNNASAEPAFKAKVAANSFPNWAPKSQTRLYHGTADADVFYETTQNTYNRFIAAGATSVTLKPITGGTHATSVVPMISDALPWFILQAQ from the coding sequence ATGTTGAAAAAAAATAAGTTACAGTACCTTGTTTGTTCGTTGATGCTGGTGCTTTTCACCGCAAGCTGCAGCAAGGACAACGATACCGACAACGGTGGCAGCGAGCAGGGGAAAGAGCAGTACGTTTCGGTAGCGCCAGCGGCAAGTCTTACCAAGGCGCAATTACAGGTCGCTGCTTCGGCATCGGGATTTGGCGCCTTCACTTCTGCGCTGCAGTACGATGTGGACTACTTCAAACTGACCTACAACACCACCTTTAACGGTAAGACCATCCAGGCGTCGGGCCTGGTGGGTATCCCTAAAAACATGACGGCAGCGCCGGCTATCCTGAGCGCCCAGCACGGCACCATGTTCGCCGATGCTGATGCACCGTCTAACTTTCCGGCCTCGTCGACCGGCTTTGAGTTGTTCGCTTCTGCGGGTTTCGTGACCGTTATACCTGACTTTATCGGCTTTGGCGTATCAAAGGATATCATTCATCCATATTATGATATGCAGTCATCAGGTATTGCGGTGGTGGACATGATCAAGGCGGTCAAATACTATTTAAAGTCGCAGAGCAAGAGTGTGAGTAGTAAGTTGTTCCTGATCGGCTATTCGGAAGGTGGCTATGTGACCATGGCCGCCCAGCGCGAGATCGAGACCAACTCGAGCCACGGACTTACCGTTACCGCAGCAGCCGAAGGCGCAGGTGGGTACGATATCACTGGCATGCTGGCCAAAATAGGTACGGCCACCACTTATCCAAGCCCTTCATTCTTCTCCATCTTTATTCAAAGCTACAACAGCCTGTACGGCTTTAACCGTCGATTGGACGAATACTTCAACGACACTTATGCGGCCAAGATCAATAGCCTGCTTGACGGATCGAAGAACGGTACTCAGATCAACAACGAGCTGACCACCAACCTGACCGGCACCAACGGCCTGTTCAACCCTACCTTTTTTGCGGCCCTGAACAATGCCAGCGCCGAGCCCGCTTTTAAGGCCAAGGTAGCAGCGAACAGTTTCCCTAACTGGGCACCTAAAAGCCAAACGCGCTTGTACCACGGCACCGCGGATGCCGACGTGTTCTATGAGACCACCCAAAACACCTACAACCGTTTCATTGCAGCAGGCGCCACCAGCGTAACGTTGAAGCCAATAACCGGCGGAACGCATGCTACATCGGTAGTACCCATGATCAGCGATGCATTGCCTTGGTTCATTTTGCAAGCACAATAA